From Oryza brachyantha chromosome 9, ObraRS2, whole genome shotgun sequence, a single genomic window includes:
- the LOC102708920 gene encoding protein ACTIVITY OF BC1 COMPLEX KINASE 7, chloroplastic, giving the protein MAMMMPDLSFSGSVCNPKLQWLRASLNETPLVKRSLVFRTEARSAETEKYGSNGRVIKMVPTTELKRSKSGVRVRPDTVNGSPDGAVNSLTKVTVNGSPTAAVNGSTKAIVNGSPKLAVNGTSLVKGSKTSALVTQKRMRPNDEPFEEELKVLPSDEGFSWAKDNYNSWQRSADIWSFVLSLRIRVLFDNAKWAYPGGFLEEKQKVRRRKTASWLREQVLQLGPTFIKLGQLSSTRSDLFPREFVDELAKLQDRVPAFSPEKARAFIEKEMGCPIEVVFKEFEDRPIAAASLGQVHRAVLHNGERVAVKVQRPGLRKLFDIDLRNLKLVAEYFQRSETFGGPSRDWIGIYEECSKILYEEIDYINEGKNADRFRRDFRNIKWVRVPLIMWDYTTEKVLTLEYVPGIKINNLGLLDSRGYSRSMIASRSIESYLIQILKTGFFHADPHPGNLAIDTDGSLIYYDFGMMGEIKSFTRERLLSLFYAVYEKDANKVMKALIDLEALQATGDLSPVRRSIQFFLDNLLSQTPDQQQTLATIGEDLFAIAQDQPFRFPSTFTFVIRAFSTLEGIGYILDPDFSFVKVAAPYAQELLDLKQRRTSGPELVREIRKQANSARDSTISMPYRIQRIEDFVGQLESGDLKLRVRVLESERAARKANILQMATMYTAMGGTFLNVGVTLSSQGNQMIANGSFVGAGIFLALLIRSMQRVKKLDKFETMI; this is encoded by the exons ATGGCAATGATGATGCCTGACCTCAGCTTCTCAGGATCTGTCTGCAATCCGAAGCTCCAATGGTTGAGGGCATCGTTGAATGAGACGCCTTTGGTTAAGAGATCTCTGGTGTTCCGCACTGAAGCTCGGTCAGCCGAAACTGAGAAATATGGTTCCAATGGCCGTGTGATAAAGATGGTCCCCACAACAGAGTTGAAAAGGAGCAAGAGTGGTGTCCGAGTAAGGCCAGACACAGTTAATGGTTCTCCAGATGGAGCTGTCAATAGCTTGACCAAGGTGACTGTTAATGGTTCTCCTACGGCTGCTGTCAATGGTTCGACCAAAGCGATAGTTAATGGTTCTCCAAAATTGGCAGTTAATGGGACTAGTTTGGTTAAAGGAAGCAAAACGTCTGCTCTAGTGACCCAAAAGCGAATGAGACCCAATGATGAGCCCTTTGAAGAGGAGCTGAAGGTATTGCCTTCTGATGAAGGATTCAGTTGGGCAAAAGATAATTACAACTCTTGGCAGAGGAGCGCAGATATCTGGTCTTTTGTTCTTTCTCTTCGAATCCGTGTTCTATTCGACAATGCAAAATGGGCCTATCCAGGTGGATTCTTGGAGGAAAAACAG AAAGTTCGTAGGAGGAAAACTGCTTCATGGTTAAGAGAACAAGTATTGCAGCTTGGTCCAACGTTTATTAAGCTCGGACAGTTATCTTCCACAAGATCTGATCTATTTCCAAGGGAATTTGTTGACGAGCTTGCAAAATTgcag GATAGAGTACCTGCATTTTCTCCTGAGAAGGCAAGGGCTTTCATAGAGAAAGAAATGGGTTGCCCaattgaagttgtgttcaaggaATTTGAGGATCGTCCGATAGCTGCTGCCAGTCTTGGTCAG GTACATCGTGCGGTGCTTCACAATGGAGAGAGAGTGGCAGTTAAAGTGCAGCGACCAGGGCTCAGAAAACTTTTTGACATTGACCTAA GGAATCTAAAACTAGTAGCTGAGTATTTTCAGAGAAGTGAGACATTTGGTGGTCCTTCAAGGGATTGGATTGGTATTTATGAGGAGTGTTCTAA AATTCTGTATGAAGAAATTGATTATATCAATGAAGGAAAGAACGCAGACAGATTTCGTCGAGATTTCAGAAATATAAAGTGGGTCCGTGTGCCA CTTATCATGTGGGACTACACAACTGAAAAGGTGTTAACCCTGGAGTACGTTCCTG gtattaaaataaacaacttGGGTCTGTTGGACAGTCGGGGCTATAGTCGTTCCATGATTGCATCTCGTTCAATAGAATCTTACCTAATTCAG ATACTGAAGACCGGTTTCTTCCATGCTGACCCACATCCTGGAAACCTTGCTATAGACACGGATGGCTCTCTTATATATTATGATTTCGGAATGATGGGTGAAATAAAATCATTCACTCGAGAGAGATTACTCTCCTTGTTTTATGCTGTGTATGAGAAGGATGCAAACAAG GTTATGAAAGCTCTAATTGACCTGGAAGCTCTCCAGGCAACAGGAGACCTTTCACCG GTTAGAAGGTCCATACAATTTTTCTTGGACAATCTTCTGAGTCAGACGCCAGACCAACAGCAAACTTTGGCTACAATTGGAGAG GACTTGTTTGCAATAGCACAGGATCAACCTTTCCGTTTCCCATCCACATTTACATTTGTCATAAGGGCCTTCTCAACTCTCGAAG GGATTGGATATATATTGGATCCGGACTTTTCCTTTGTGAAAGTTGCTGCACCATATGCACAG GAACTGCTAGACTTGAAACAAAGACGAACAAGTGGACCTGAACTAGTTCGGGAGATCAGAAAGCAAGCAAACAGT GCTCGTGACTCTACTATCTCAATGCCCTACAGAATACAGCGAATCGAGGATTTTGTTGGGCAACTTGAGTCTGGTGACCTGAAACTTAGAGTCAGAGTACTTGAG TCTGAAAGAGCTGCTCGTAAGGCCAATATACTTCAGATGGCGACCATGTATACAGCCATGGGTGGTACATTCTTGAATGTTGGGGTCACATTAAGTAGTCAAGGGAACCAAATGATCGCAAATGGGTCTTTCGTTGGTGCAG GCATATTCTTGGCATTACTCATAAGATCTATGCAGCGAGTGAAGAAACTCGACAAATTCGAGACGATGATATGA
- the LOC102709589 gene encoding pentatricopeptide repeat-containing protein At4g14850-like — MRIAGTISQQLTRYAAAQALLPGAHLHAHLFKSGFLVSFCNHLISFYSKCHLPYCARRVFDEIPDPCHVSWSSLVTAYSNNGLPWSAIQAFCAMREGGVCCNEFALPVVLKCLPDARLGAQVHAMALVMGLNSDVYVTNALVSMYGGFGFMDDARKLFDEGCSERNAVSWNGLMSAYVKNDQCSDAIQVFGEMVWSGIRPTEFGLSCVVNACTGSRNIEAGRQVHGMVVRTGYDKDVFTANALVDMYVKVGRVDIASVIFEKMPDSDVVSWNALISGCVLNGHDHRAIELLLQMKSSGLVPNVFTLSSILKACSGAGAFDLGRQIHGFMIKANADSDDYIGVGLVDMYAKHQFLDDARKVFDWMSHRDLVLWNALISGCSHGERHGEALSLFCELIKEGIGVNRTTLAAVLKSTASMEAISVTRQVHALAEKIGFISDTHVVNGLIDSYWKCNCLNDANTVFEKCSSDDIIAFTSMITALSQCDHGEGAIKLFMEMLRKGLQPDPFVLSSLLNACASLSAYEQGKQVHAHLIKRQFMSDVFAGNALVYTYAKCGSIEDAELAFSSLPERGVVSWSAMIGGLAQHGHGKKALELFHRMVDEGIDPNHITMTSVLCACNHAGLVDEAKQYFNSMKEMFGIDRTEEHYSCMIDLLGRAGKLDDAMELVNSMPFQANASVWGALLGASRVHKDPELGRLAAEKLFGLEPEKSGTHVLLANTYASAGMWDEVAKVRKLMKESNIKKEPAMSWVEVKEKVHTFIVGDKSHPMTREIYAKLAELGDLMSKAGYVPNTDVDLHDLDRGEKELLLSHHSERLAVAFALLSTPHGAPIRVKKNLRICRDCHVAFKFISKIVSREIIIRDINRFHHFRDGSCSCGDYW, encoded by the coding sequence ATGAGAATCGCAGGGACCATCAGCCAGCAGCTCACCCGCTACGCAGCCGCACAGGCGCTGCTCCCGGGGGCGCACCTTCACGCCCACCTCTTCAAGTCTGGCTTCCTCGTCTCCTTCTGCAATCACCTCATCTCCTTCTACTCCAAGTGCCACCTCCCGTACTGTGCACGCagggtgttcgacgaaatcCCTGACCCGTGTCACGTCTCCTGGTCATCCCTCGTTACTGCCTACTCCAACAATGGTCTGCCCTGGAGCGCAATCCAGGCCTTCTGCGCCATGCGTGAGGGGGGTGTATGCTGCAATGAGTTCGCGCTCCCTGTTGTATTGAAGTGCTTGCCAGATGCTCGGCTCGGTGCGCAGGTGCATGCCATGGCATTGGTAATGGGGTTAAACAGTGACGTCTATGTGACCAATGCGCTTGTGTCCATGTACGGCGGATTTGGCTTCATGGATGATGCAAGGAAGCTGTTCGATGAGGGTTGCAGCGAGAGGAACGCTGTCTCCTGGAATGGTCTGATGTCGGCGTACGTCAAGAATGACCAGTGCAGCGATGCCATCCAGGTTTTTGGTGAGATGGTGTGGAGCGGGATTCGGCCTACCGAATTTGGCTTATCTTGCGTGGTGAATGCCTGCACGGGTTCCAGGAATATAGAGGCTGGAAGGCAAGTGCATGGTATGGTGGTACGGACGGGTTATGACAAGGATGTGTTCACGGCCAATGCATTGGTTGACATGTATGTGAAAGTGGGGCGTGTTGATATTGCTTCTGtgatttttgagaaaatgCCTGATTCAGACGTGGTGTCCTGGAATGCTTTAATTTCTGGGTGTGTACTTAATGGACACGATCACCGTGCAATAGAGTTGTTGCTGCAGATGAAGTCCTCAGGGCTGGTTCCCAATGTGTTTACTTTGTCTAGCATTCTGAAGGCTTGTTCTGGTGCTGGTGCGTTTGATTTGGGTCGGCAAATCCATGGGTTCATGATCAAAGCCAATGCTGATTCAGATGACTATATAGGAGTTGGTCTTGTGGATATGTATGCAAAGCATCAATTTTTGGATGATGCGAGGAAggtgtttgattggatgtccCATAGGGATTTGGTTCTGTGGAATGCACTAATATCAGGTTGTTCTCATGGAGAACGGCATGGTGAGGCTTTATCTCTCTTTTGCGAGTTAATAAAGGAGGGTATCGGTGTCAATAGGACGACATTGGCTGCTGTTCTCAAGTCCACAGCGAGCATGGAGGCAATTAGTGTGACAAGACAGGTTCATGCTCTTGCAGAGAAGATAGGATTCATATCTGACACTCATGTTGTCAATGGGCTTATTGATTCATATTGGAAGTGTAATTGCCTCAATGATGCAAACACAGTGTTTGAAAAGTGTTCTTCTGATGACATTATAGCTTTTACATCCATGATCACAGCACTCTCACAGTGTGACCATGGTGAGGGTGCAATAAAGCTGTTCATGGAGATGCTAAGGAAGGGGCTTCAGCCAGATCCTTTTGTGCTAAGTAGCCTACTGAATGCCTGTGCTAGCCTCTCAGCTTATGAGCAAGGGAAGCAAGTGCATGCTCATCTGATCAAGCGACAGTTCATGTCAGATGTGTTTGCAGGGAATGCTCTTGTGTACACATATGCTAAGTGTGGGAGCATAGAGGATGCAGAGTTGGCCTTCTCTAGCCTTCCAGAGAGGGGAGTTGTTTCATGGTCTGCAATGATCGGAGGGCTAGCACAGCATGGGCATGGGAAGAAAGCATTGGAATTGTTCCACAGGATGGTTGATGAGGGCATTGATCCAAACCACATCACCATGACTAGTGTTCTCTGTGCTTGCAACCATGCAGGGCTTGTTGATGAGGCCAAGCAGTACTTCAATTCGATGAAGGAGATGTTTGGCATTGACAGGACAGAGGAGCATTACTCATGTATGATTGATTTGCTTGGCCGTGCTGGTAAACTAGACGATGCAATGGAGCTTGTTAATAGCATGCCGTTCCAAGCGAATGCCTCAGTTTGGGGGGCACTATTAGGTGCTTCAAGAGTACATAAAGACCCAGAATTGGGAAGGCTGGCAGCAGAAAAGCTCTTTGGCCTAGAGCCTGAGAAATCTGGTACACATGTTCTTCTTGCAAACACTTATGCATCAGCAGGCATGTGGGATGAGGTGGCTAAGGTTCGAAAGCTAATGAAAGAGAGTAATATCAAGAAGGAGCCTGCCATGAGTTGGGTTGAGGTTAAGGAAAAGGTGCATACTTTCATTGTTGGTGACAAGAGTCACCCAATGACAAGAGAGATATATGCAAAGCTAGCTGAATTGGGAGATCTGATGAGCAAAGCTGGCTATGTTCCAAATACAGATGTTGATCTCCATGATTTAGATAGGGGTGAAAAAGAGTTGCTTCTTTCTCATCATAGTGAAAGGCTTGCTGTCGCATTCGCCTTGCTTAGCACCCCGCATGGGGCACCCATTAGGGTCAAGAAAAATCTGCGTATATGCAGAGATTGCCATGTGGCTTTTAAGTTCATTTCAAAGATTGTTTCAAGGGAAATTATCATCAGAGATATCAACCGGTTTCATCATTTCAGAGATGGCTCATGTTCTTGCGGTGATTACTGGTAG
- the LOC102709868 gene encoding probable L-type lectin-domain containing receptor kinase S.7: protein MAVAPPPGAPLLLAAAVLLLVLPQAMPVASVSPVAFSFPSFSLRNLTLLGGASLRATSVSLPSPSSHALFPLPLPFPQNASFSTSFVFASPTAARPASRLSFVLLPDKLAAASEGHDAKNRSLVPLEVAFDAFRNSVSASSAGVDVAGNSTGAVDLRNGNEVGSWVVYDASRSRLEVFVSHASLRPPTPSLAADANSIAARFAEFMFVGFEVTSSSGNGSSDGGFLIQNWSFQTSGLPDVDPASRSSHNVSDSIHSAPALDGLTSHKDRRRRRLALGLGVPLPIVFLGAVTVFVVMSLKNWRSGFNEGLGAKAVVGKPRRYTYQDLFSATNGFDPSLVVGSGGFGTVYKAVCPRSGVTYAVKRSKQSRDSYNEFNAELTIIADLKHPNLVQLQGWCAEKDELLLVYEFMSNGSLDMALHPYSDTQSHAPLSLSWARRYNVAVGIACAVAYLHEEHDKQVIHRDIKCSNILLDSDFNPRLGDFGLARLKDPNTSPRSTLAAGTVGYLAPEYLQMGKATEKSDVYSYGVVLLEICTGRRPIERTAPDSMNMVNVVDWVWNLHSKGKVLDAVDPTLNGQYDSGQMMRFLLVGLSCVNPFSEERPVMRTVLDMLEGNSGLLHVPRKKPLLVFVPNAPIDLEGIVSECNQSTVSSDLYELKIDLN from the coding sequence ATGGCTGTGGCTCCACCACCAGgagctcctctcctcctcgctgctgccgtcctcctcctcgtcctcccgcAGGCGATGCCGGTCGCCTCGGTGAGCCCGGTCGCCTTCTCTTTCCCGTCCTTCTCCCTCCGCAACCTCACCCTACTCGGCGGGGCTTCCCTCCGCGCCACCTCCGTCTCCCTcccgtcgccctcctcccACGCCCTCTTCccgctccctctcccgttcccCCAAAACGCCTCCTTCTCCACCTCCTTCGTGTTCGCCTCCCCCACCGCCGCTCGGCCCGCCTCGAGGCTCTCCTTCGTCCTCCTCCCGGacaagctcgccgccgcctccgaggGCCACGACGCCAAGAACCGCTCTCTCGTCCCGCTCGAGGTCGCCTTCGACGCGTTCAGGAACTCCGtgtccgcctcctccgctggCGTGGACGTCGCCGGGAACTCCACTGGTGCAGTGGACCTGCGGAACGGCAACGAGGTCGGTTCTTGGGTTGTCTACGACGCGTCCCGGTCGCGCCTGGAGGTGTTCGTGAGCCATGCGAGTCTGCGGCCGCCGACTCCTTCGCTGGCTGCCGACGCCAACAGCATTGCCGCCCGCTTCGCCGAGTTCATGTTCGTCGGCTTTGAGGTCACGTCTTCGTCCGGCAACGGGAGCAGCGATGGCGGCTTCCTCATCCAGAACTGGAGCTTCCAGACGTCCGGCCTGCCAGACGTCGACCCGGCGTCCCGGTCATCGCACAACGTGTCCGACAGCATCCACAGCGCGCCGGCGTTGGACGGCCTCACCAGCCACAAGGATAGGCGTCGGAGGAGGCTAGCACTGGGGCTCGGTGTCCCCTTACCCATTGTGTTTCTTGGTGCAGTCACGGTGTTTGTGGTAATGTCTCTGAAGAATTGGAGGTCAGGGTTTAACGAGGGTTTGGGGGCAAAGGCAGTGGTGGGTAAGCCAAGGCGGTATACCTACCAAGATCTCTTCTCAGCGACAAATGGGTTTGATCCCTCTCTGGTGGTTGGCAGTGGTGGTTTTGGTACTGTATACAAGGCGGTCTGCCCACGTTCCGGGGTCACATACGCGGTCAAGCGGTCGAAGCAATCCAGGGATAGCTACAATGAGTTCAATGCCGAGCTTACCATAATTGCTGACCTGAAGCACCCCAATCTGGTTCAGCTCCAAGGGTGGTGTGCTGAGAAGGATGAACTGCTGCTCGTGTATGAGTTCATGTCAAATGGCAGCTTGGATATGGCTCTCCATCCTTATTCTGACACACAGAGTCATGCCCCTCTCAGTCTCAGCTGGGCTCGGAGGTATAATGTGGCTGTCGGCATTGCCTGTGCAGTTGCATACCTACATGAAGAACATGACAAGCAGGTGATCCACAGGGACATCAAGTGCAGTAACATACTTCTTGACTCAGATTTCAACCCAAGGTTGGGAGATTTCGGGCTTGCAAGATTGAAAGATCCTAACACAAGTCCTCGGTCAACCTTGGCAGCAGGGACTGTCGGTTACCTTGCACCTGAGTACCTCCAGATGGGGAAGGCCACCGAAAAGAGTGATGTCTACAGCTATGGGGTTGTACTGCTAGAGATCTGCACAGGGAGACGGCCAATAGAGAGGACAGCACCTGACAGTATGAACATGGTGAATGTTGTTGATTGGGTTTGGAATTTGCACTCGAAAGGCAAAGTTTTGGATGCTGTGGATCCGACACTGAATGGGCAATATGATTCAGGGCAAATGATGAGGTTTCTCCTTGTAGGTTTGAGCTGTGTGAACCCATTTTCAGAAGAGAGGCCTGTCATGAGGACCGTTCTTGATATGCTGGAGGGCAATAGTGGGCTGCTGCATGTTCCAAGAAAGAAGCCACTGCTTGTATTTGTTCCAAATGCCCCTATTGATCTTGAGGGAATAGTCTCTGAGTGCAACCAAAGTACAGTTTCAAGTGATCTATATGAGTTGAAAATTGATCTAAACTAG